One window of the Zea mays cultivar B73 chromosome 3, Zm-B73-REFERENCE-NAM-5.0, whole genome shotgun sequence genome contains the following:
- the LOC100502303 gene encoding uncharacterized protein isoform X36 has translation MDLAGMKRRELQALCKRHGLPAGGTNADLVGRLDAVLSGPAVVEEEVAGVPARKGCLKQTGGGATEAKKVTFGAEVGKARRLRSRVIWSPVVAKTRGKSARAGTDSAAEDGISADVGADVPVRRSRRNSFNPAEAEEAGEAVAVDRKPKRKNQENDEGVAVIAQARVTRRSNLEWSATVLPPAVEKKRGRQNAAESDVQKSALVEVTARTTRSRSIVPVVVPPTVVENKRRKTGDPQTTVELTMLSDVPRSDFPATRSLRNKIVHVNNSVVDETHTTRQLENKMRPSTRRHQQVASSPEDKGQKIPATSKSPLLRWSRRNYSEANSANSVNIKLAKDSSTAQPLAHHNSHSEDLEKQPAVKEPIKRSTRKSIALAALEKEKDVIEGKNPEAHVRRSTRKSVVQVKDTKSIVEETQYANSEDVAKQPATKGPARGLRRKSVITELHEKEKSLIAEKNMETDEAILTRKPVIPVKNIKAVGEGIQIGKGKDVDKQFVVKQPTRRSSRKSVLPDMLENNSGLLAPKMNAEMNVRRSTRKSVLPDMHNEKQDHHKMARNENLQSGKYQDGEKQQKVKDSIRQSRRSIATVLLEGQNNDEGKKFKNPTRRTTHKSHALNAVEEVSMDHIEVGEEGLKLRKRSRFLLEISSSANVSWKHQNAQISNEKDNTEGSQQASNCTTSKRRSSKKRRTTAPEEVMPFKVANDDIVIMEETKDTLEYNNESSSKVQEICQVNAAREEFSSGPLLVTVAPSDEICTVQSVAVVIPGSESGDDANQSSDKSKQPQEHSVTQTVDDHLSETRSGKLDQSTCITGLVSDNCVVSEDKTLMSEDREEQSPVSGEQRVSLEANANEPEEKNLANVTSTDLHTKSLQHDIDRIAKETDKDVLSLVFPIEEHEEKYGVSPIAVEKCVCREASACESARKPLTVIFSNNLHTKHLQHDCDVLIKETGEDVLAQENCNDQPVPAQTDLEMKLNDELADPEVLAQENCNDQPVLAQTDLETKLNDELADLAMESGCSITERNEGLVAHNLDQEGFLEATPECKQECGLPEETVISSKETGSLLCADQSPIGLESLFSQESIVESVGHCALASATTHTENGFDDSKDCHNKSALENVHVPEPCSHNDTKGGIFKNVDCMHTSQRDDRMEGVPEANTDEEHVLSAFLLDANHLNVVINSEEVVCEGEDSKELLHSEDCKASSEKTDVNDGNVYGISDAVVRCALHAPADDNYEIFLGPNTDVPRQVYNDGCSDVKEDRFASKPWTIDIIEDASVKERSNLKDWQLDSKLEGTEIVESGLYFNKDIGNILHSGSIGEITPSGSGLSKDSSVDYRGEVLDGFSMEASLERSSTRGEQNGCRLDAIENPSITLATSGYKHEGALSEEAVYTKKNYAGTCLSNPRELIMELQSHFSKENINESDPHDSLVFPTAENSADEQLVKVHHGSNLSQLGLTDLLDGPIGCSNTDVLCQCDNHKNQSNEDKVEEVEAVSAAKYIESEVVLLPSQERSNLNNEQLNTKLESPNIMGSCLNCDNDVCNTSDNGSVFVIGKRTPSASGLPEDYPKDSDLQQPVLDSFSVVSSFQDNISGKKTVSGVAGSEILSLSLATPDYKHEDGFSEEAVCRTKNYTGTSSVDPRHLDMEGHSIYSEGGTEKSNLQDNLAFLSAESGKDEPIICHVEKLVDAHASSDTYQGPCQDLGRHEEQESCMSIPMQAKESGGVLRSSHTKGSVTAAQIDLAGDAHLIVSDNAAAKQVFSEEKEETKSISSSDIDILHEKSYSSGHDDHAACAAETQFYHPQKASISDGLHLGPSSLQVESLDALDSDILYVNTGVLEQHHKEGYYEPSVYQITSGICTMSEAEPFEVLETGKDVKTPSKLDEQLNPGLDGDEAEKHSLDCGTDTSPVMSKRTLSSPGSGPCQQYVNESTTSTQSTDNHPNDLPAPRSPEQSACFQNDNDSGSVGICQSSRRRGIDELCGKLQSFKVSSAVKGSYVAMGAPRPKPGDSTSRSAAALLRNIENTTAVKAGRPPVKPNADGKDSSRRALQPISGRPDSR, from the exons TCATATGGTCGCCGGTCGTTGCCAAGACAAGGGGGAAGTCTGCTCGAGCCGGTACTGATTCTGCTGCTGAAGACGGTATTTCTGCAGATGTGGGCGCTGATGTCCCAGTGAGGCGGTCCAGGAGGAATTCGTTCAATCCTGCCGAGGCTGAGGAAGCAGGAGAGGCTGTTGCTGTTGACAGGAAGCCCAAGCGCAAGAATCAGGAGAATGACGAGGGCGTTGCTGTTATCGCTCAGGCTAGAGTTACGAGAAGGTCAAATTTGGAGTGGTCTGCTACTGTATTGCCTCCTGCTGTTGAGAAGAAGAGAGGGAGGCAGAATGCAGCTGAGTCTGATGTGCAGAAGTCCGCTCTGGTGGAAGTAACAGCTAGGACTACAAGGTCTCGCTCAATCGTACCTGTTGTGGTGCCACCCACTGTGGTTGAGAACAAGAGGAGGAAGACTGGAGATCCACAAACAACTGTAGAGTTGACTATGCTTTCAGATGTGCCCAGAAGTGATTTTCCTGCCACCAGGTCTTTAAGGAACAAAATTGTCCACGTTAACAACAGCGTCGTGGACGAAACTCACACTACCAGGCAGTTGGAAAACAAGATGCGTCCGTCTACTCGTAGGCATCAACAGGTTGCATCTTCTCCGGAGGATAAAGGTCAAAAAATTCCTGCTACCAGTAAGTCCCCTCTACTGAGGTGGTCACGGAGAAACTATTCTGAGGCCAATAGTGCAAATTCAGTAAACATCAAATTGGCCAAAGACTCGAGCACAGCTCAGCCATTGGCACACCATAATTCTCATTCTGAAGATTTGGAGAAACAACCAGCAGTTAAAGAACCAATTAAACGGTCAACACGTAAATCTATTGCTTTGGCTGCACTTGAGAAAGAGAAGGATGTAATTGAAGGAAAGAACCCTGAAGCACATGTTAGGCGATCAACGAGGAAATCAGTTGTGCAGGTTAAAGATACCAAAAGTATTGTTGAAGAGACTCAATATGCTAACAGTGAAGATGTGGCGAAGCAACCAGCAACTAAAGGACCTGCTAGGGGGCTGAGACGTAAATCTGTTATCACAGAATTGCATGAGAAAGAGAAGAGTCTCATTGCCGAAAAGAACATGGAAACAGATGAAGCGATATTAACGCGGAAGCCTGTAATCCCAGTTAaaaatattaaagctgttggtgaAGGAATTCAAATTGGTAAGGGCAAAGATGTGGATAAACAATTTGTTGTGAAGCAACCTACTAGGCGATCATCGCGCAAATCTGTGCTGCCTGATATGCTTGAGAATAATAGTGGACTTCTAGCACCCAAAATGAATGCTGAGATGAATGTTAGGAGATCAACACGGAAGTCTGTTCTTCCTGACATGCATAATGAGAAGCAAGATCACCATAAAATGGCTAGAAATGAGAACTTGCAAAGTGGTAAATATCAAGATGGTGAGAAGCAACAGAAAGTAAAAGATTCTATTAGGCAATCAAGGAGATCTATCGCTACAGTGCTACTTGAGGGACAAAATAATGATGAAGGAAAAAAGTTCAAAAATCCTACGAGGAGGACAACACACAAATCTCATGCCCTTAATGCAGTTGAAGAGGTCAGCATGGATCACATTGAAGTTGGTGAAGAAGGCTTGAAATTGAGGAAGCGCAGTAGGTTTTTGCTGGAAATATCATCTTCAGCTAATGTTTCCTGGAAGCATCAGAATGCACAGATCTCTAATGAAAAAGATAACACAGAAGGATCGCAGCAGGCATCAAATTGCACAACTTCAAAGAGAAGGTCTTCAAAGAAGAGACGAACAACTGCTCCAGAAGAAGTGATGCCTTTCAAGGTGGCAAATGATGACATAGTTATCATGGAAGAAACAAAGGACACACTTGAATATAATAATGAGTCTAGTAGTAAAGTTCAAGAAATTTGTCAGGTTAATGCTGCAAGAGAAGAGTTCTCTTCAGGTCCATTGCTTGTAACAGTAGCTCCTAGTGACGAAATTTGCACAGTGCAGAGTGTAGCTGTGGTGATACCTGGGTCAGAATCTGGTGACGATGCAAATCAAAGTTCTGATAAGAGTAAGCAACCTCAGGAACATTCTGTCACTCAAACTGTTGATGACCATTTATCTGAAACAAGAAGTGGGAAATTAGATCAATCAACATGCATCACAGGATTAGTCTCTGACAATTGTGTTGTCTCAGAGGACAAAACATTGATGAGTGAAG ACCGTGAAGAGCAAAGCCCTGTGTCCGGAGAACAGAGAGTTAGCTTGGAAGCAAATGCCAATGAGCCTGAGGAAAAGAACCTAGCTAACGTCACATCAACTGATCTCCACACCAAAAGTCTGCAGCATGATATTGACAGAATAGCTAAAGAGACTGATAAAG ATGTTTTGTCTTTGGTTTTCCCTATTGAAGAGCATGAAGAAAAATATGGAGTGAGCCCTATAGCTGTTGAAAAGTGCGTCTGTCGTGAAGCAAGTGCATGTGAATCTGCACGAAAACCCCTAACCGTTATCTTTTCTAACAATCTCCACACCAAACATCTGCAACATGATTGTGATGTGCTAATTAAGGAGACTGGTGAAG ATGTTTTAGCTCAGGAGAATTGTAATGACCAGCCTGTTCCGGCCCAGACTGACCTAGAAATGAAGTTAAACGATGAACTTGCTGATCCGG AAGTTTTAGCTCAGGAGAATTGTAATGACCAGCCTGTTCTTGCTCAGACTGACCTAGAAACTAAGTTAAACGATGAACTTGCTGATCTGGCTATGGAATCAGGTTGTAGCATTACTGAAAGGAATGAAGGGCTTGTTGCTCATAATCTTGATCAAGAAG GTTTCCTTGAAGCAACACCAGAGTGCAAACAGGAATGTGGTTTGCCTGAGGAGACAGTAATTTCCTCAAAAGAAACAGGATCTCTGCTGTGTGCAGATCAATCACCAATTGGTCTGGAATCTTTATTTTCGCAAGAAAGCATAGTTGAATCAGTGGGGCATTGTGCACTTGCTTCAGCAACAACTCATACCGAAAATGGCTTTGATGATTCAAAAGATTGCCATAACAAGTCTGCACTTGAAAATGTTCATGTGCCAGAACCTTGTTCACACAATGATACTAAAGGAGGCATTTTTAAAAATGTTGATTGTATGCATACATCCCAGCGAGATGATAGAATGGAAG gagtaccagaggctaacactgaTGAAGAACATGTTCTGTCAGCCTTTTTGCTGGATGCAAATCACCTAAACGT AGTCATTAATTCTGAAGAAGTGGTTTGTGAGGGTGAAGATAGTAAGGAGCTTCTCCATTCGGAAGACTGTAAAGCTTCATCCGAGAAAACAGATGTGAATG ATGGCAATGTATATGGTATTAGTGATGCTGTAGTGAGATGTGCACTGCATGCTCCAGCCGATGATAATTATGAGATTTTTTTGGGTCCCAATACTGATGTACCACGTCAGGTTTATAATGACGGATGCAGTGATGTCAAAGAAGATCGATTTGCTTCCAAACCCTGGACAATTGATATTATTGAGGATGCCTCTGTCAAAGAAAGATCAAATTTAAAAGATTGGCAACTTGATTCCAAGTTGGAGGGCACAGAAATAGTGGAATCTGGCCTTTACTTCAATAAGGATATTGGTAACATTTTACATAGTGGATCTATTGGTGAAATAACTCCATCTGGTTCTGGTTTATCAAAAGATTCATCTGTGGACTATAGAGGGGAGGTTTTAGATGGCTTCTCAATGGAAGCATCTCTTGAAAGGTCTTCTACACGTGGGGAACAAAATGGTTGTAGACTAG ATGCTATTGAGAATCCTTCAATTACTTTAGCAACTTCTGGTTATAAGCATGAAGGTGCTTTATCTGAGGAAGCAGTGTACACAAAGAAGAATTACGCTGGAACATGCTTGTCAAATCCCAGGGAATTAATCATGGAGCTGCAATCCCATTTCTCAAAGGAAAACATAAATGAATCTGATCCTCATGACAGCCTTGTATTCCCAACTGCTGAAAATTCAGCAGATGAACAGCTGGTTAAAGTACACCATGGTTCTAATCTGTCTCAGTTAGGATTAACTGATCTGTTGGATGGACCAATTGGGTGTTCCAATACCGACGTGTTGTGCCAGTGTGACAATcataaaaatcaatccaatgaggACAAGGTAGAGGAAGTTGAGGCGGTGTCTGCTGCTAAATACATAGAAAGTGAAGTTGTGCTGCTCCCATCTCAAGAGAGATCAAATTTGAATAATGAGCAGCTTAACACCAAGTTGGAAAGCCCAAACATTATGGGATCTTGCCTTAACTGTGATAACGATGTTTGTAATACTTCGGACAATGGATCTGTTTTTGTCATTGGTAAAAGAACTCCATCTGCTTCTGGCTTACCAGAAGATTATCCTAAGGATAGTGACTTGCAACAACCGGTTTTAGATAGCTTCTCAGTGGTTTCATCTTTTCAAGACAATATATCTGGGAAGAAAACTGTTTCTGGTGTAGCAG GCAGTGAGATTCTTTCTTTAAGTTTAGCAACTCCTGATTATAAACATGAAGATGGTTTCTCTGAGGAAGCAGTATGCAGAACAAAGAATTATACTGGAACTTCCTCGGTAGATCCGAGGCATTTAGACATGGAGGGGCACTCTATTTACTCTGAGGGAGGTACTGAAAAATCTAATCTGCAAGATAATCTTGCATTTCTAAGCGCTGAGAGTGGAAAAGATGAACCTATTATTTGCCATGTTGAGAAACTGGTTGACGCACATGCTTCTTCAGATACATACCAAGGTCCTTGTCAAGATCTAGGCAGACATGAAGAACAAGAGAGCTGCATGTCTATTCCTATGCAAGCCAAAGAAAGTGGAG GGGTTTTGAGGTCTAGCCACACGAAAGGGTCAGTTACAGCAGCCCAAATTGATTTGGCAGGTGATGCCCATCTTATTGTGAG TGATAATGCTGCTGCCAAGCAAGTGTTTAGTGAGGAGAAAGAGGAAACaaaatctatctcttcttcagatattgATATCCTTCATGAAAAATCATACTCCAGTGGACACG ATGACCATGCTGCTTGTGCTGCCGAAACTCAGTTCTACCATCCACAGAAAGCATCTATATCTGATGGACTACATTTGGGTCCTAGTTCTTTGCAAGTAGAATCACTGGATGCTTTGGATAGCGATATACTGTATGTTAACACAGGAGTTCTCGAGCAGCATCATAAAGAGGGTTACTATGAACCCAGTGTCTACCAAATCACTTCAGGCATTTGCACAATGTCTGAAGCTGAACCATTCGAAGTTTTAGAAACTGGAAAAGATGTAAAAACGCCATCTAAGCTAGATGAGCAACTTAATCCTGGGTTGGACGGAGATGAAGCTGAGAAACACAGCTTAGACTGTGGTACAGACACCAGTCCTGTGATGAGCAAGAGAACCCTTTCTTCACCAGGATCAG GACCATGCCAGCAGTATGTAAATGAAAGCACCACCAGTACACAGTCGACTGATAATCACCCAAACGACCTACCCGCTCCGAGATCTCCTGAACAATCCGCGTGTTTTCAGAATGACAACGATTCGGGTTCAGTAG GCATTTGTCAAAGCAGCAGGCGAAGAGGTATAGATGAACTTTGCGGTAAGCTGCAGAGTTTCAAAGTTTCCAGCGCCGTAAAAGGAAGCTACGTAGCTATGGGTGCACCTCGTCCGAAGCCTGGGGACAGCACGAGCCGATCTGCAGCCGCGCTGCTCAGGAACATAGAGAACACAACTGCTGTTAAAGCTGGCCGTCCTCCTGTCAAGCCAAACGCCGATGGTAAGGACTCGTCTAGGCGAGCCCTGCAGCCCATAAGCGGAAGGCCTGACAGTAGGTAG